One window from the genome of Calliopsis andreniformis isolate RMS-2024a chromosome 12, iyCalAndr_principal, whole genome shotgun sequence encodes:
- the LOC143186061 gene encoding armadillo repeat-containing protein 6 homolog codes for MVRVITQETYDEVVNENIEQFSMTPEEAIEDAVKQFEAQGVDLSNIIKDLSLNNDTDLISSYLNQINKAIADKNYENVPHSLDKLRHALDKDIARRLYASKKGGYNTLIKLMKSCPNNITILRPALKTITSLMTNNPDLLNDEGIALQIQILDRNTDIPTLQYLLRWIRECCIKHELNRQGIFNADIFSKLKKILIREDATGSELRDACAVIRALVLDDDIRHEYGKAHEHANVIAKGALNVLTGLMPRFKKDKGVVGDLMITLAALIVRNEFCQEVEDAGGLKFVIDVMIDYPDSEKLNWQALKLLKALAGNDNVKSHIITSGCGPLIVSAISRMKESECVVAAGLACISALTLKCSSNAGVFYDCGAPLIIIDAMKAYPKSVNVLTQAAWAIRNMSVRNKVECKEFIAYGVEDVLGSALKQHGSKLENDVKAALRDLGLKVELKERWTGKGVSLSNEND; via the exons ATGGTTCGTGTAATTACTCAAGAAACTTACGATGAAGTTGTTAATGAAAATATTGAACAATTCTCGATGACTCCTGAAGAAGCTATAGAAGACGCAGTAAAGCAATTTGAAGCACAG GGTGTAGACTTGAGCAACATCATTAAAGATCTAAGTCTCAACAATGACACTGACTTAATTTCTTCTTACCTGAATCAAATAAACAAAGCTATAGCAGATAAGAATTATGAAAATGTTCCTCATAGCTTAGACAAATTAAGACATGCATTAGACAAAGATATTGCACGTAGGCTATATGCAAGTAAAAAAGGAGGATATAATACACTGATAAAGTTAATGAAATCTTGCCCTAATAATATTACAATACTAAGGCCAGCATTGAAAACTATTACTTCATTGATGACTAATAATCCTGACTTACTAAATGATGAAGGAATAGCGTTACAAATACa GATTTTAGATAGAAACACTGACATTCCAACATTACAATATCTCTTGCGATGGATAAGAGAGTGTTGTATAAAACATGAACTCAATAGGCAAGGCATTTTTAATGCAGACATTTTTAGTaaacttaaaaaaatattaattcgagAAGATGCAACCGGGTCTGAGTTGCGAGATGCCTGTGCTGTTATTAGAGCTCTGGTATTAGATGATGATATAAGGCATGAATATGGAAAAGCTCATGAGCATGCGAATGTTATAGCAAAAGGAGCTCTTAATGTACTTACTGGGTTAATGCCAA GGTTTAAAAAAGATAAAGGGGTGGTGGGAGATTTAATGATAACGTTAGCGGCTTTGATCGTAAGAAACGAATTTTGTCAAGAGGTGGAGGATGCAGGAGGCCTGAAGTTTGTGATCGATGTTATGATAGACTATCCAGATTCGGAAAAGTTGAACTGGCAAGCTTTGAAATTATTGAAAGCTCTCGCTGGAAATGACAATGTAAAATCTCATATTATAACTTCAGGCTGTGGCCCTTTAATTGTTTCTGCTATCAGTCGAATGAAA GAATCTGAGTGCGTAGTGGCCGCTGGACTTGCATGCATTTCCGCGCTAACACTAAAGTGTTCCTCGAATGCTGGTGTGTTTTATGATTGCGGAGCGCCGCTTATAATCATAGATGCAATGAAAGCTTACCCTAAGAGTGTGAATGTCTTGACGCAAGCTGCTTGGGCCATCCGAAACATGTCTGTAAGAAATAAAGTAGAGTGTAAAGAATTTATTGCGTATGGTGTAGAAGACGTCTTGGGGAGTGCCCTTAAGCAACACGGCTCTAAGTTAGAGAACGACGTAAAGGCTGCCTTGAGAGACCTAGGATTGAAAGTAGAGCTCAAAGAGAGATGGACCGGAAAAGGTGTATCCCTGAGCAACGAGAACGATTAA